A genomic window from Caballeronia sp. SBC1 includes:
- the aepX gene encoding phosphoenolpyruvate mutase → MNAPYQLPAAYARSLRLREMLQSNQLEFLMEAHNGLSARIVKEAGFKAIWGSGLTISAQFGVRDNNEASWTQVVDTLEFMADASDLPILLDGDTGYGNFNNVRRLVKKLEQRGIAGVCIEDKQFPKTNSFLNGERQPLAEMDEFCGKIKAGKDSQSDPNFSIVARVEALIAGWGMEEALKRAEAYRQAGADAILIHSKLSKPDEILTFAREWAGRGPLVIVPTKYYSTPTDVFRQAGISTVIWANHLLRGAASTMQAIAKEIHSSETLVNVEDRVATVNEIFRLQDAEEYSTAESVYLSSASASRNAVVLAASRGAGLEAVTADKPKVMLPIAGKPLLRRLVEAFKKEGINDITVVGGYRADAIDTSGIRLVVNEKHEQTGELASLACAAKSFTADTVISYGDLLFRSYILRDLVESDSDFCVVVDSSQTPAAGGASTDFAYCSTADDRALFGQKVWLESVTSSAGPANAKTPQGRWMGLLNVRGAGRERLVTMLEKLQQRDDFAKLDMAALLNALVAADEKIEVQYVHGHWRGVNDLDELRQAGDFAHGQAPYGSNGSGSSEAGA, encoded by the coding sequence ATGAACGCACCGTATCAACTACCCGCTGCCTATGCCCGCAGCCTTCGCCTGCGCGAGATGCTGCAAAGTAACCAGCTCGAATTCCTGATGGAAGCGCATAACGGCCTGTCCGCGCGCATTGTGAAGGAAGCCGGTTTCAAGGCGATCTGGGGCTCGGGTCTCACGATCTCCGCACAGTTCGGCGTACGCGACAACAACGAAGCGAGCTGGACCCAGGTGGTCGACACGCTCGAGTTCATGGCGGATGCGAGCGACCTGCCTATTCTGCTGGATGGCGACACCGGCTACGGCAACTTCAATAACGTGCGCCGGCTGGTGAAAAAGCTGGAGCAGCGCGGCATTGCTGGCGTATGTATCGAAGACAAGCAGTTTCCGAAGACCAATAGCTTCCTGAACGGCGAGCGTCAGCCGCTCGCCGAAATGGACGAGTTCTGCGGCAAGATCAAGGCCGGCAAGGACTCGCAAAGCGATCCGAATTTCTCCATCGTTGCACGCGTGGAAGCGTTGATCGCGGGCTGGGGTATGGAAGAAGCGCTGAAGCGCGCGGAGGCTTATCGTCAGGCCGGTGCGGACGCCATCCTGATTCACAGCAAGCTCTCGAAGCCCGACGAAATCCTCACGTTCGCGCGCGAATGGGCGGGTCGTGGACCGCTTGTGATCGTGCCGACCAAGTACTACAGCACGCCCACCGATGTGTTCCGTCAAGCCGGCATCAGCACGGTGATCTGGGCGAACCATTTGCTGCGCGGCGCGGCGTCGACCATGCAGGCGATCGCGAAGGAAATCCACAGCAGCGAGACGCTCGTGAACGTGGAAGACCGCGTGGCGACGGTGAACGAAATCTTCCGTCTTCAGGACGCCGAGGAATATTCGACCGCTGAAAGCGTGTATCTGTCGTCGGCGAGTGCATCGCGCAATGCCGTCGTGCTCGCGGCAAGCCGGGGCGCAGGGCTGGAAGCCGTTACCGCCGATAAACCCAAGGTCATGCTGCCGATCGCGGGCAAGCCGCTGCTGCGCCGTCTGGTTGAAGCATTCAAGAAAGAAGGTATCAACGACATTACCGTGGTGGGCGGTTATCGCGCCGATGCCATCGATACATCGGGGATCCGGCTGGTTGTGAACGAGAAGCACGAGCAAACGGGCGAACTGGCGTCGCTGGCATGCGCGGCGAAGTCGTTCACCGCCGACACCGTGATCTCCTACGGCGATCTCTTGTTCCGCAGCTACATTCTTCGCGATCTGGTGGAGTCGGACAGCGACTTCTGCGTGGTCGTGGATTCGTCGCAGACGCCGGCAGCCGGCGGGGCATCGACGGACTTTGCGTATTGCTCGACCGCTGACGATCGCGCGTTGTTCGGACAGAAAGTCTGGCTCGAAAGCGTGACGAGCTCGGCGGGTCCTGCGAATGCCAAGACGCCGCAAGGCCGCTGGATGGGTCTGCTCAACGTGCGCGGTGCTGGCCGTGAACGTCTGGTCACCATGCTCGAAAAGCTGCAGCAACGCGATGACTTCGCCAAGCTCGACATGGCCGCGCTGCTCAACGCGCTGGTGGCCGCGGATGAAAAGATCGAAGTGCAGTACGTGCACGGCCACTGGCGCGGTGTGAACGACCTGGACGAGTTGCGGCAAGCCGGCGATTTCGCGCACGGACAAGCGCCGTACGGATCGAACGGCTCGGGCTCCTCGGAGGCCGGCGCGTGA
- the aepY gene encoding phosphonopyruvate decarboxylase → MIEAAQFVEAARERGFDWYAGVPCSYLTPFINYVLQDESLNYVSAANEGDAVALIAGVALGASGVHKARRGISMMQNSGLGNAVSPLTSLTWTFRLPQLLIVTWRGQPGVADEPQHALMGPVTPAMLETMEIPWELFPTEADAIGPALDRATAHMDSTGRPYALVMQKGSVAPYKLNKKGLSGVRQRSLNERAEVESFEVTGERVSRHDALQRVIARTPKESTVVLASTGFCGRELYAIDDRENQVYLVGSMGCVTPMALGLALSRPDLNVVALDGDGAALMRMGVFATLGAYGPANLTHLLLDNGAHESTGGQATVSQGVEFARIASACGYAMALDGDDLSIIDRLFDAKDVDGVRFARLSINTGTPSDLPRPSITPEDVRRRLQAHIGR, encoded by the coding sequence GTGATCGAAGCCGCACAATTCGTCGAAGCCGCGCGCGAGCGCGGTTTCGACTGGTACGCGGGCGTGCCGTGCTCGTATCTGACGCCGTTCATCAATTACGTGCTGCAGGATGAGTCGCTGAATTACGTGTCGGCGGCGAATGAAGGTGATGCGGTTGCGTTGATCGCGGGCGTGGCGCTTGGCGCGTCGGGCGTGCATAAGGCGCGTCGCGGCATTTCAATGATGCAGAACTCCGGGCTCGGCAACGCGGTGAGCCCGCTCACATCGCTCACGTGGACGTTCAGGCTGCCGCAATTGTTGATCGTCACGTGGCGCGGTCAGCCGGGTGTCGCCGACGAGCCGCAACACGCGCTGATGGGACCCGTCACGCCGGCCATGCTCGAGACCATGGAAATTCCATGGGAACTGTTCCCGACGGAAGCCGATGCAATCGGACCCGCGCTCGATCGTGCAACTGCGCATATGGACAGCACCGGACGTCCTTATGCGTTGGTGATGCAGAAGGGCAGCGTCGCGCCTTACAAGTTGAACAAGAAAGGCTTGAGCGGTGTGCGTCAGCGCTCATTGAACGAGCGCGCCGAGGTCGAGTCGTTTGAAGTCACTGGCGAACGCGTGTCACGTCATGACGCGTTGCAGCGCGTGATTGCGCGCACGCCGAAAGAGTCGACGGTTGTGCTGGCGTCGACGGGATTTTGCGGGCGGGAACTCTACGCTATCGATGACCGCGAGAACCAGGTGTATCTCGTCGGATCAATGGGTTGTGTGACGCCTATGGCGCTCGGCCTGGCGTTGTCGCGGCCTGACCTGAACGTGGTTGCGCTCGACGGCGACGGCGCCGCGCTGATGCGCATGGGCGTGTTCGCGACCCTCGGCGCTTATGGGCCGGCCAACCTCACCCACTTGCTGCTGGACAACGGCGCGCATGAGTCGACCGGCGGTCAGGCGACGGTGTCGCAGGGCGTAGAGTTCGCGCGGATCGCTTCAGCGTGCGGGTACGCGATGGCGCTCGACGGCGATGACCTTTCGATCATCGACCGGTTGTTCGACGCGAAGGACGTCGATGGCGTGCGTTTCGCGCGGCTGTCGATCAACACCGGTACGCCGAGCGACCTGCCGCGGCCGTCGATCACGCCGGAAGATGTGCGTCGCCGGTTGCAAGCGCATATTGGACGTTAG